In the Paramisgurnus dabryanus chromosome 5, PD_genome_1.1, whole genome shotgun sequence genome, one interval contains:
- the slc14a2 gene encoding urea transporter 2 isoform X4, translated as MPGTQIKAISQTTTHLSRTSTSLCSSTQNIKENDAQRPEQSPSHQKMKRKLIRWVSYIAGDMTAFGKWMKRQFILLQIIDWVLRGAAQVMFVNNPLSGLIIFAGLILQNRWWALNGFVGTLFATISALILCQNRGAIAAGLYGYNGILVGLLMAVFSNAGDWYWWLLFPNIFMSMACPIVSSALASINSRWDLPVFTLPFNILVCLHMVATGHYNHYFPQVLIQPRTSLPNITWSEMDYAKLFRSIPVGIGQVYGCDNPWTGGIFMIALFISSPVTCAHATIGSAIGMVSGLALAAPFENIYFGLWGYNCVLACIAIGGMFYALTWQTHLLAVACAFFCAYLGSAIANVMSNFGLPACTWPFCLSALTFLLITTETKGIYKLPLAKVTYPEKNLIYFWKMKKEERAAKEKKKQEKMQLDSQIKKDEEILVTMEKDKPDICTVAVQEEVDAKRENLTDQM; from the exons ATGCCTGGAACACAAATC AAGGCTATTTCTCAGACCACCACACATCTCTCCAGAACATCGACGTCTCTGTGTTCCAGCACTCAAAATATAAAA GAAAATGACGCACAGCGTCCGGAACAGTCACCTTCACATcagaaaatgaaaagaaagctCATCCGTTGGGTCTCTTATATCGCTGGTGACATGACTGCGTTTGGTAAATGGATGAAAA GACAGTTTATATTACTACAGATTATAGATTGGGTATTACGTGGTGCGGCTCAAGTGATGTTTGTAAACAATCCTCTCAGTGGACTCATCATATTCGCCGGACTCATCCTCCAGAACAGATGGTGGGCACTGAATGGTTTTGTCGGCACGTTGTTCGCTACGATCTCTGCTCTCATCCTCTGTCAAAACAG AGGCGCTATCGCAGCGGGTCTTTATGGATATAATGGGATCCTGGTTGGACTTCTGATGGCCGTTTTCTCTAATGCAGGAGATTGGTATTGGTGGCTTCTTTTTCCAAACATCTTCATGTCAATGGCTTG CCCTATAGTGTCAAGTGCTTTGGCTTCTATCAACAGTAGGTGGGATCTTCCTGTATTCACCCTGCCGTTTAACATCCTTGTGTGTCTACACATGGTGGCCACAGGCCATTACAATCATTACTTCCCTCAAGTTCTCATCCAGCCACGCACATCCTTGCCTAACATCACCTGGTCTGAGATGGATTACGCAAAG CTCTTCCGCTCGATCCCGGTGGGAATCGGACAGGTATACGGCTGTGACAATCCTTGGACGGGTGGGATCTTCATGATCGCCTTGTTCATCTCCTCACCCGTAACGTGTGCACATGCTACCATTGGTTCGGCCATTGGTATGGTGTCAG GTCTTGCTCTTGCCGCACCGTTTGAGAACATCTACTTTGGTCTGTGGGGTTATAATTGCGTGTTGGCATGCATCGCGATCGGTGGGATGTTTTACGCCCTTACATGGCAGACGCATCTTCTGGCTGTGGCATGCG cgtTCTTCTGTGCATACCTGGGCTCGGCAATAGCAAATGTGATGTCTAAT tttgGGCTCCCAGCATGCACCTGGCCCTTCTGCCTGTCCGCCCTTACGTTTCTTTTGATCACTACGGAGACAAAAGGCATTTATAAATTGCCTCTTGCTAAGGTTACCTACCCTGAAAAAAACCTGATATATTTCTGGAAGATGAAGAAAGAGGAGAGGGCCgctaaagaaaagaaaaaacaagagaaaatgcAGTTAGACTCGCAGATAAAGAAAGACGAGGAAATATTGGTTACAATGGAGAAGGATAAACCGGACATTTGCACTGTGGCCGTACAGGAAGAGGTCGATGCTAAGAGAGAAAATCTAACAGACCAGATGTGA
- the slc14a2 gene encoding urea transporter 2 isoform X1 — MPGTQITKAISQTTTHLSRTSTSLCSSTQNIKELLPLMANPLSDQQENDAQRPEQSPSHQKMKRKLIRWVSYIAGDMTAFGKWMKRQFILLQIIDWVLRGAAQVMFVNNPLSGLIIFAGLILQNRWWALNGFVGTLFATISALILCQNRGAIAAGLYGYNGILVGLLMAVFSNAGDWYWWLLFPNIFMSMACPIVSSALASINSRWDLPVFTLPFNILVCLHMVATGHYNHYFPQVLIQPRTSLPNITWSEMDYAKLFRSIPVGIGQVYGCDNPWTGGIFMIALFISSPVTCAHATIGSAIGMVSGLALAAPFENIYFGLWGYNCVLACIAIGGMFYALTWQTHLLAVACAFFCAYLGSAIANVMSNFGLPACTWPFCLSALTFLLITTETKGIYKLPLAKVTYPEKNLIYFWKMKKEERAAKEKKKQEKMQLDSQIKKDEEILVTMEKDKPDICTVAVQEEVDAKRENLTDQM, encoded by the exons ATGCCTGGAACACAAATCACCAAG GCTATTTCTCAGACCACCACACATCTCTCCAGAACATCGACGTCTCTGTGTTCCAGCACTCAAAATATAAAA GAGCTTCTACCACTCATGGCCAATCCACTCTCTGATCAACAGGAAAATGACGCACAGCGTCCGGAACAGTCACCTTCACATcagaaaatgaaaagaaagctCATCCGTTGGGTCTCTTATATCGCTGGTGACATGACTGCGTTTGGTAAATGGATGAAAA GACAGTTTATATTACTACAGATTATAGATTGGGTATTACGTGGTGCGGCTCAAGTGATGTTTGTAAACAATCCTCTCAGTGGACTCATCATATTCGCCGGACTCATCCTCCAGAACAGATGGTGGGCACTGAATGGTTTTGTCGGCACGTTGTTCGCTACGATCTCTGCTCTCATCCTCTGTCAAAACAG AGGCGCTATCGCAGCGGGTCTTTATGGATATAATGGGATCCTGGTTGGACTTCTGATGGCCGTTTTCTCTAATGCAGGAGATTGGTATTGGTGGCTTCTTTTTCCAAACATCTTCATGTCAATGGCTTG CCCTATAGTGTCAAGTGCTTTGGCTTCTATCAACAGTAGGTGGGATCTTCCTGTATTCACCCTGCCGTTTAACATCCTTGTGTGTCTACACATGGTGGCCACAGGCCATTACAATCATTACTTCCCTCAAGTTCTCATCCAGCCACGCACATCCTTGCCTAACATCACCTGGTCTGAGATGGATTACGCAAAG CTCTTCCGCTCGATCCCGGTGGGAATCGGACAGGTATACGGCTGTGACAATCCTTGGACGGGTGGGATCTTCATGATCGCCTTGTTCATCTCCTCACCCGTAACGTGTGCACATGCTACCATTGGTTCGGCCATTGGTATGGTGTCAG GTCTTGCTCTTGCCGCACCGTTTGAGAACATCTACTTTGGTCTGTGGGGTTATAATTGCGTGTTGGCATGCATCGCGATCGGTGGGATGTTTTACGCCCTTACATGGCAGACGCATCTTCTGGCTGTGGCATGCG cgtTCTTCTGTGCATACCTGGGCTCGGCAATAGCAAATGTGATGTCTAAT tttgGGCTCCCAGCATGCACCTGGCCCTTCTGCCTGTCCGCCCTTACGTTTCTTTTGATCACTACGGAGACAAAAGGCATTTATAAATTGCCTCTTGCTAAGGTTACCTACCCTGAAAAAAACCTGATATATTTCTGGAAGATGAAGAAAGAGGAGAGGGCCgctaaagaaaagaaaaaacaagagaaaatgcAGTTAGACTCGCAGATAAAGAAAGACGAGGAAATATTGGTTACAATGGAGAAGGATAAACCGGACATTTGCACTGTGGCCGTACAGGAAGAGGTCGATGCTAAGAGAGAAAATCTAACAGACCAGATGTGA
- the slc14a2 gene encoding urea transporter 2 isoform X3 — MPGTQITKAISQTTTHLSRTSTSLCSSTQNIKENDAQRPEQSPSHQKMKRKLIRWVSYIAGDMTAFGKWMKRQFILLQIIDWVLRGAAQVMFVNNPLSGLIIFAGLILQNRWWALNGFVGTLFATISALILCQNRGAIAAGLYGYNGILVGLLMAVFSNAGDWYWWLLFPNIFMSMACPIVSSALASINSRWDLPVFTLPFNILVCLHMVATGHYNHYFPQVLIQPRTSLPNITWSEMDYAKLFRSIPVGIGQVYGCDNPWTGGIFMIALFISSPVTCAHATIGSAIGMVSGLALAAPFENIYFGLWGYNCVLACIAIGGMFYALTWQTHLLAVACAFFCAYLGSAIANVMSNFGLPACTWPFCLSALTFLLITTETKGIYKLPLAKVTYPEKNLIYFWKMKKEERAAKEKKKQEKMQLDSQIKKDEEILVTMEKDKPDICTVAVQEEVDAKRENLTDQM, encoded by the exons ATGCCTGGAACACAAATCACCAAG GCTATTTCTCAGACCACCACACATCTCTCCAGAACATCGACGTCTCTGTGTTCCAGCACTCAAAATATAAAA GAAAATGACGCACAGCGTCCGGAACAGTCACCTTCACATcagaaaatgaaaagaaagctCATCCGTTGGGTCTCTTATATCGCTGGTGACATGACTGCGTTTGGTAAATGGATGAAAA GACAGTTTATATTACTACAGATTATAGATTGGGTATTACGTGGTGCGGCTCAAGTGATGTTTGTAAACAATCCTCTCAGTGGACTCATCATATTCGCCGGACTCATCCTCCAGAACAGATGGTGGGCACTGAATGGTTTTGTCGGCACGTTGTTCGCTACGATCTCTGCTCTCATCCTCTGTCAAAACAG AGGCGCTATCGCAGCGGGTCTTTATGGATATAATGGGATCCTGGTTGGACTTCTGATGGCCGTTTTCTCTAATGCAGGAGATTGGTATTGGTGGCTTCTTTTTCCAAACATCTTCATGTCAATGGCTTG CCCTATAGTGTCAAGTGCTTTGGCTTCTATCAACAGTAGGTGGGATCTTCCTGTATTCACCCTGCCGTTTAACATCCTTGTGTGTCTACACATGGTGGCCACAGGCCATTACAATCATTACTTCCCTCAAGTTCTCATCCAGCCACGCACATCCTTGCCTAACATCACCTGGTCTGAGATGGATTACGCAAAG CTCTTCCGCTCGATCCCGGTGGGAATCGGACAGGTATACGGCTGTGACAATCCTTGGACGGGTGGGATCTTCATGATCGCCTTGTTCATCTCCTCACCCGTAACGTGTGCACATGCTACCATTGGTTCGGCCATTGGTATGGTGTCAG GTCTTGCTCTTGCCGCACCGTTTGAGAACATCTACTTTGGTCTGTGGGGTTATAATTGCGTGTTGGCATGCATCGCGATCGGTGGGATGTTTTACGCCCTTACATGGCAGACGCATCTTCTGGCTGTGGCATGCG cgtTCTTCTGTGCATACCTGGGCTCGGCAATAGCAAATGTGATGTCTAAT tttgGGCTCCCAGCATGCACCTGGCCCTTCTGCCTGTCCGCCCTTACGTTTCTTTTGATCACTACGGAGACAAAAGGCATTTATAAATTGCCTCTTGCTAAGGTTACCTACCCTGAAAAAAACCTGATATATTTCTGGAAGATGAAGAAAGAGGAGAGGGCCgctaaagaaaagaaaaaacaagagaaaatgcAGTTAGACTCGCAGATAAAGAAAGACGAGGAAATATTGGTTACAATGGAGAAGGATAAACCGGACATTTGCACTGTGGCCGTACAGGAAGAGGTCGATGCTAAGAGAGAAAATCTAACAGACCAGATGTGA
- the slc14a2 gene encoding urea transporter 2 isoform X2, with protein sequence MPGTQIKAISQTTTHLSRTSTSLCSSTQNIKELLPLMANPLSDQQENDAQRPEQSPSHQKMKRKLIRWVSYIAGDMTAFGKWMKRQFILLQIIDWVLRGAAQVMFVNNPLSGLIIFAGLILQNRWWALNGFVGTLFATISALILCQNRGAIAAGLYGYNGILVGLLMAVFSNAGDWYWWLLFPNIFMSMACPIVSSALASINSRWDLPVFTLPFNILVCLHMVATGHYNHYFPQVLIQPRTSLPNITWSEMDYAKLFRSIPVGIGQVYGCDNPWTGGIFMIALFISSPVTCAHATIGSAIGMVSGLALAAPFENIYFGLWGYNCVLACIAIGGMFYALTWQTHLLAVACAFFCAYLGSAIANVMSNFGLPACTWPFCLSALTFLLITTETKGIYKLPLAKVTYPEKNLIYFWKMKKEERAAKEKKKQEKMQLDSQIKKDEEILVTMEKDKPDICTVAVQEEVDAKRENLTDQM encoded by the exons ATGCCTGGAACACAAATC AAGGCTATTTCTCAGACCACCACACATCTCTCCAGAACATCGACGTCTCTGTGTTCCAGCACTCAAAATATAAAA GAGCTTCTACCACTCATGGCCAATCCACTCTCTGATCAACAGGAAAATGACGCACAGCGTCCGGAACAGTCACCTTCACATcagaaaatgaaaagaaagctCATCCGTTGGGTCTCTTATATCGCTGGTGACATGACTGCGTTTGGTAAATGGATGAAAA GACAGTTTATATTACTACAGATTATAGATTGGGTATTACGTGGTGCGGCTCAAGTGATGTTTGTAAACAATCCTCTCAGTGGACTCATCATATTCGCCGGACTCATCCTCCAGAACAGATGGTGGGCACTGAATGGTTTTGTCGGCACGTTGTTCGCTACGATCTCTGCTCTCATCCTCTGTCAAAACAG AGGCGCTATCGCAGCGGGTCTTTATGGATATAATGGGATCCTGGTTGGACTTCTGATGGCCGTTTTCTCTAATGCAGGAGATTGGTATTGGTGGCTTCTTTTTCCAAACATCTTCATGTCAATGGCTTG CCCTATAGTGTCAAGTGCTTTGGCTTCTATCAACAGTAGGTGGGATCTTCCTGTATTCACCCTGCCGTTTAACATCCTTGTGTGTCTACACATGGTGGCCACAGGCCATTACAATCATTACTTCCCTCAAGTTCTCATCCAGCCACGCACATCCTTGCCTAACATCACCTGGTCTGAGATGGATTACGCAAAG CTCTTCCGCTCGATCCCGGTGGGAATCGGACAGGTATACGGCTGTGACAATCCTTGGACGGGTGGGATCTTCATGATCGCCTTGTTCATCTCCTCACCCGTAACGTGTGCACATGCTACCATTGGTTCGGCCATTGGTATGGTGTCAG GTCTTGCTCTTGCCGCACCGTTTGAGAACATCTACTTTGGTCTGTGGGGTTATAATTGCGTGTTGGCATGCATCGCGATCGGTGGGATGTTTTACGCCCTTACATGGCAGACGCATCTTCTGGCTGTGGCATGCG cgtTCTTCTGTGCATACCTGGGCTCGGCAATAGCAAATGTGATGTCTAAT tttgGGCTCCCAGCATGCACCTGGCCCTTCTGCCTGTCCGCCCTTACGTTTCTTTTGATCACTACGGAGACAAAAGGCATTTATAAATTGCCTCTTGCTAAGGTTACCTACCCTGAAAAAAACCTGATATATTTCTGGAAGATGAAGAAAGAGGAGAGGGCCgctaaagaaaagaaaaaacaagagaaaatgcAGTTAGACTCGCAGATAAAGAAAGACGAGGAAATATTGGTTACAATGGAGAAGGATAAACCGGACATTTGCACTGTGGCCGTACAGGAAGAGGTCGATGCTAAGAGAGAAAATCTAACAGACCAGATGTGA
- the slc14a2 gene encoding urea transporter 2 isoform X5 yields MDENGLIIFAGLILQNRWWALNGFVGTLFATISALILCQNRGAIAAGLYGYNGILVGLLMAVFSNAGDWYWWLLFPNIFMSMACPIVSSALASINSRWDLPVFTLPFNILVCLHMVATGHYNHYFPQVLIQPRTSLPNITWSEMDYAKLFRSIPVGIGQVYGCDNPWTGGIFMIALFISSPVTCAHATIGSAIGMVSGLALAAPFENIYFGLWGYNCVLACIAIGGMFYALTWQTHLLAVACAFFCAYLGSAIANVMSNFGLPACTWPFCLSALTFLLITTETKGIYKLPLAKVTYPEKNLIYFWKMKKEERAAKEKKKQEKMQLDSQIKKDEEILVTMEKDKPDICTVAVQEEVDAKRENLTDQM; encoded by the exons ATGGATGAAAA TGGACTCATCATATTCGCCGGACTCATCCTCCAGAACAGATGGTGGGCACTGAATGGTTTTGTCGGCACGTTGTTCGCTACGATCTCTGCTCTCATCCTCTGTCAAAACAG AGGCGCTATCGCAGCGGGTCTTTATGGATATAATGGGATCCTGGTTGGACTTCTGATGGCCGTTTTCTCTAATGCAGGAGATTGGTATTGGTGGCTTCTTTTTCCAAACATCTTCATGTCAATGGCTTG CCCTATAGTGTCAAGTGCTTTGGCTTCTATCAACAGTAGGTGGGATCTTCCTGTATTCACCCTGCCGTTTAACATCCTTGTGTGTCTACACATGGTGGCCACAGGCCATTACAATCATTACTTCCCTCAAGTTCTCATCCAGCCACGCACATCCTTGCCTAACATCACCTGGTCTGAGATGGATTACGCAAAG CTCTTCCGCTCGATCCCGGTGGGAATCGGACAGGTATACGGCTGTGACAATCCTTGGACGGGTGGGATCTTCATGATCGCCTTGTTCATCTCCTCACCCGTAACGTGTGCACATGCTACCATTGGTTCGGCCATTGGTATGGTGTCAG GTCTTGCTCTTGCCGCACCGTTTGAGAACATCTACTTTGGTCTGTGGGGTTATAATTGCGTGTTGGCATGCATCGCGATCGGTGGGATGTTTTACGCCCTTACATGGCAGACGCATCTTCTGGCTGTGGCATGCG cgtTCTTCTGTGCATACCTGGGCTCGGCAATAGCAAATGTGATGTCTAAT tttgGGCTCCCAGCATGCACCTGGCCCTTCTGCCTGTCCGCCCTTACGTTTCTTTTGATCACTACGGAGACAAAAGGCATTTATAAATTGCCTCTTGCTAAGGTTACCTACCCTGAAAAAAACCTGATATATTTCTGGAAGATGAAGAAAGAGGAGAGGGCCgctaaagaaaagaaaaaacaagagaaaatgcAGTTAGACTCGCAGATAAAGAAAGACGAGGAAATATTGGTTACAATGGAGAAGGATAAACCGGACATTTGCACTGTGGCCGTACAGGAAGAGGTCGATGCTAAGAGAGAAAATCTAACAGACCAGATGTGA